The Caldalkalibacillus uzonensis genome includes the window AGACGTTGTCAAACCGTATGTTGAAGGAACAACTTTTACAACAGTGGTTGATACGGAGAATATTTTATCCAATCGCTTTGGATTCAAAATTGTTCCGAATGGCATATTTGTTGATGAGAACGGGACAATTCGTTTATTAAAGCAACGATTTTCAGTGACAAACGAAGGGCACGTTCAAGCTGTTGAAAAACTATTGCACGGTGAGGTTAAAAAAATAGAGTTTGAAGATGATTATTACGCTACAAATGATACTACTTCAGACCTTGAAAAACAGCTTGCTCAAACCAAATTCAAGTTGGGGATGGAATATTCAAATCAAGGGAGGAAGGAAGAGGCTTTAAAGGAACTTGATGAGGCCCTTGCCCTTGATCCAGACAATTTTTTGATCCGAAAGCAACGTTGGTATATCCGCTATCCCGAAAAATTT containing:
- a CDS encoding tetratricopeptide repeat protein, which produces MAVDILGADVVKPYVEGTTFTTVVDTENILSNRFGFKIVPNGIFVDENGTIRLLKQRFSVTNEGHVQAVEKLLHGEVKKIEFEDDYYATNDTTSDLEKQLAQTKFKLGMEYSNQGRKEEALKELDEALALDPDNFLIRKQRWYIRYPEKFSPTIDIEWQQQQLERERAEVETECGPEGCVIPGSQPKKSNDHQRGK